In Eschrichtius robustus isolate mEscRob2 chromosome 11, mEscRob2.pri, whole genome shotgun sequence, the following proteins share a genomic window:
- the LOC137771742 gene encoding LOW QUALITY PROTEIN: calcitonin receptor-stimulating peptide 1-like (The sequence of the model RefSeq protein was modified relative to this genomic sequence to represent the inferred CDS: inserted 1 base in 1 codon), whose product MGFWKFPPFVVLSILVLYQAGMLHSAPFRSTFDSRFDPATLNEEELRLLLAAMVNDYEQMRARELEKEQKTERSSITAQKRACNTATCMTHRLAGLLSRSGSMVKSNLLPTKMGFKIFGGRRRXLLDLSSEMILGRR is encoded by the exons ATGGGCTTCTGGAAGTTCCCCCCCTTCGTGGTCCTCAGCATCCTGGTCTTGTACCAGGCAGGCATGCTCCACTCAGCACCATTCAG GTCGACTTTTGATAGTCGTTTTGATCCTGCTACACTCAATGAGGAGGAATTGCGCCTCCTACTGGCTGCAATGGTGAACGACTATGAGCAGATGAGGGCCCGTGAGCTGGAGAAGGAGCAGAAGACAGAGCGCTCCAG CATCACTGCCCAGAAGAGAGCCTGCAACACTGCAACCTGCATGACCCATCGGCTGGCAGGCTTGCTGAGCAGATCTGGGAGCATGGTGAAGAGCAACTTGTTGCCCACCAAGATGGGCTTCAAAATCTTTGGTGGGCGTCGCA AACTTTTGGATCTGAGCAGCGAAATGATTCTAGGAAGAAGGTGA